In the Candidatus Electrothrix sp. GW3-4 genome, one interval contains:
- a CDS encoding MogA/MoaB family molybdenum cofactor biosynthesis protein: protein MQAMINTPPYTCGILTLSDKGAKGEREDTSGPLLKQLLTAQGFQVKAYQIIPDQQLLIEAFLIKWVDEKGIDLIVTTGGTGVSPSDRTPEATRQIIDLEIPGIAEAMRQASLAKTPQAIWSRGIAGIRKKSLIINLPGSERGAKENIEAVLPALAHGLYKIKGGTADCGEKREGKD from the coding sequence ATGCAAGCAATGATAAACACCCCACCATATACCTGCGGCATCCTGACCCTGAGCGATAAAGGCGCCAAGGGCGAACGGGAAGACACCTCCGGCCCCCTGCTCAAGCAGCTCCTGACCGCACAGGGCTTCCAGGTAAAGGCCTATCAAATCATTCCTGATCAGCAACTCCTGATAGAGGCCTTCCTGATCAAGTGGGTGGATGAAAAGGGGATCGATTTGATCGTCACCACCGGCGGAACCGGGGTTTCACCGAGCGATCGGACCCCGGAGGCCACCCGTCAGATCATTGACCTGGAAATCCCCGGCATTGCCGAGGCCATGCGTCAAGCAAGCCTGGCCAAGACACCGCAGGCCATCTGGTCACGGGGTATTGCTGGCATTCGGAAGAAATCCCTGATTATTAATCTGCCAGGGAGTGAGCGGGGGGCAAAAGAGAATATCGAGGCGGTTCTGCCCGCCCTTGCGCACGGTTTGTACAAGATCAAGGGCGGGACAGCGGATTGCGGGGAGAAAAGGGAGGGAAAGGATTAA
- the purM gene encoding phosphoribosylformylglycinamidine cyclo-ligase gives MTASETAASKYSEAGVDIDKGNAFVSRIKDIVSATHSRTVIDDIGGFSGLFSIGNANCQDPVLIASTDGVGTKLKIAQLCNKHDTIGIDLVAMCVNDIIVSGAKPLFFLDYFSCSSLDLDEATDVVKGIAEGCKQAKCSLIGGETAEMPGLYQPGDYDLAGFSVGIAERDKIVDGSDVRVGNKIIGLASSGLHSNGFSLVRKIIFEDLGLSVDDQVAELGCTIGEELIKPTRIYVQSVLGVLHRYPVHSLVHNTGGGFIDNIPRVLPKGCRAVIEKDSWDKPLIFAFLQEKGAIPEAEMYRTFNMGIGMMAVVKADDADSVMQHFRALGEEPFLIGEVLAAKEGEPQVVINGLGDN, from the coding sequence ATGACAGCATCCGAAACAGCAGCATCAAAATATAGTGAGGCCGGGGTTGATATCGATAAGGGCAACGCCTTTGTCTCTCGTATTAAAGATATCGTCTCTGCCACCCATAGTCGTACTGTTATTGATGATATCGGTGGATTTTCCGGCCTGTTCAGCATTGGTAATGCCAACTGTCAAGATCCTGTACTCATCGCCTCGACAGACGGTGTTGGCACTAAACTAAAAATTGCCCAACTTTGCAACAAACACGACACCATCGGTATTGATTTGGTGGCCATGTGTGTCAACGATATCATTGTCAGCGGGGCAAAGCCTCTGTTCTTTCTTGATTATTTTTCCTGCTCCTCCCTTGATCTTGATGAGGCCACCGACGTGGTCAAGGGGATCGCCGAGGGCTGTAAGCAGGCCAAGTGTTCCCTGATCGGGGGTGAGACAGCCGAGATGCCAGGGCTCTATCAACCCGGTGATTATGATCTGGCAGGCTTTTCCGTGGGTATTGCTGAGCGCGACAAGATTGTTGATGGCAGTGATGTGCGGGTGGGCAATAAGATTATCGGTCTTGCCTCATCCGGCCTCCATTCCAATGGCTTTTCCCTGGTCCGCAAGATTATCTTTGAGGACCTGGGCCTGAGCGTGGATGATCAGGTGGCGGAGCTGGGCTGCACCATTGGCGAGGAGCTGATTAAGCCGACCCGGATCTACGTCCAGAGTGTGCTGGGGGTCTTGCATCGTTATCCTGTCCACAGCTTAGTCCATAACACCGGTGGCGGCTTTATTGATAACATCCCCCGGGTCCTGCCCAAGGGCTGCCGGGCCGTGATTGAGAAAGACAGTTGGGACAAGCCGCTGATCTTTGCCTTTCTCCAGGAAAAGGGGGCTATCCCGGAGGCCGAGATGTACCGGACCTTTAATATGGGGATCGGGATGATGGCCGTGGTGAAAGCTGACGATGCTGACTCGGTGATGCAGCATTTCAGGGCCCTGGGGGAAGAACCCTTCCTGATCGGTGAGGTGCTGGCAGCCAAGGAAGGAGAACCCCAGGTTGTGATTAACGGACTCGGGGACAATTAA
- a CDS encoding DUF2065 domain-containing protein, translating to MKTLVSLIGLVLILEGLPYVVSPEAMQRWLKQLTEMPPGALRVAGVMALLLGFLLCYIGQRSGLLD from the coding sequence ATGAAGACACTTGTTAGCCTGATCGGTCTGGTTCTGATCCTTGAAGGACTGCCCTATGTCGTTTCTCCAGAGGCCATGCAGCGCTGGCTTAAACAGCTCACAGAGATGCCTCCAGGGGCCCTGCGGGTGGCGGGCGTCATGGCCTTGCTCCTTGGTTTTTTGCTCTGCTATATCGGCCAGCGGAGCGGCCTGCTGGACTGA
- the mgtE gene encoding magnesium transporter codes for MERTAKREMIGFEGKVLLDTLRRLHRKGATENLLKLILKTHPADLAWVFRSLPPADRKKLFEIIANTELVADFFSELDDAIIVELAEDLTPIFLADVISKMAPDDAADLLDIIADELATDVRTYMERHDRDELEELLKYDPETAGGIMSPDFMYLDEELTVEEAIKKVQKRSEDKEMVFYLYITHGDGHLTGVLSLRELLLHPMHRQLKNIMNHPVISVTTDMDQGEVAHIVSQYNLLAIPVVDATFKLIGIITVDDVIDVIREEATEDFLQMAGAGKDNEILLKPLHQKIILRAPWLFASWIGGITAMFIINGFQHELQKVLALASFIPIIAGMGGNIATQSSTIVVRGMATGRVNMPQFFQIVGRETLVGIVLGFIFGILLGVTASFKYSASAYLGVVVGISVCSVMIMAASLGTIIPMLLKRFHIDAAIATGPFITTSIDVLGISLYFSVAKYMLKI; via the coding sequence ATGGAAAGAACAGCAAAACGGGAAATGATCGGCTTTGAAGGCAAGGTGCTGCTTGACACCCTCCGCCGTCTCCACCGCAAAGGGGCCACGGAGAACCTGCTTAAGCTGATCCTGAAAACCCATCCTGCCGACCTGGCCTGGGTCTTCCGTTCCCTCCCTCCAGCTGACCGCAAAAAGCTCTTTGAAATCATTGCCAACACCGAGCTGGTGGCCGACTTCTTCAGTGAGCTGGACGATGCCATCATTGTGGAACTGGCAGAAGACCTTACCCCGATCTTTCTTGCCGATGTTATCAGCAAGATGGCCCCTGATGATGCGGCTGACCTGTTGGACATCATCGCCGATGAGCTGGCTACCGATGTGCGAACATACATGGAACGGCATGACCGCGACGAACTTGAAGAACTGCTCAAGTATGATCCGGAAACAGCCGGTGGCATCATGTCCCCGGACTTCATGTACCTGGATGAAGAGCTGACCGTGGAAGAGGCCATCAAAAAGGTCCAGAAGCGGAGTGAAGATAAGGAGATGGTCTTTTATCTCTATATCACCCACGGTGATGGGCACCTGACCGGGGTCCTCTCCCTCAGAGAGCTGCTCCTCCATCCCATGCACCGCCAGCTGAAAAATATCATGAATCATCCGGTGATCTCGGTGACCACGGATATGGATCAGGGCGAGGTCGCCCATATCGTCTCCCAATATAACCTATTGGCGATCCCGGTGGTGGATGCCACCTTTAAGCTCATCGGTATTATCACTGTGGATGATGTTATTGACGTTATCCGGGAAGAGGCCACAGAAGACTTTCTCCAGATGGCCGGAGCAGGCAAGGACAATGAGATCCTGCTCAAGCCCCTGCACCAGAAGATCATCCTCCGCGCGCCCTGGCTCTTTGCCTCCTGGATCGGCGGGATAACAGCCATGTTCATCATTAACGGCTTCCAGCATGAGTTGCAGAAGGTCCTGGCCCTGGCCTCCTTTATCCCCATCATCGCCGGTATGGGCGGCAATATCGCCACCCAATCCAGTACCATTGTGGTGCGGGGAATGGCCACCGGTCGGGTCAATATGCCCCAGTTCTTTCAGATTGTCGGGCGGGAAACCCTGGTCGGGATTGTTCTCGGTTTTATCTTCGGTATCCTCCTGGGCGTGACCGCCTCGTTCAAATATTCCGCCTCTGCCTATCTCGGTGTGGTGGTGGGGATCTCGGTCTGCTCTGTTATGATCATGGCGGCCAGCCTGGGCACGATCATCCCCATGTTGCTTAAACGCTTTCATATTGATGCGGCCATTGCCACTGGCCCCTTTATCACCACCTCCATCGATGTTCTCGGTATCAGTCTCTACTTTTCCGTTGCAAAATATATGCTGAAGATCTGA
- a CDS encoding trypsin-like peptidase domain-containing protein, which yields MRSFRSSFQGKNPFVLSLLVVAVLYLLFHTLYPELGRHDHNAEPKPITARGDLADDEKNTIAVFREVSPSVVYITTIELQRNLFTLNVYEIPKGTGSGFIWDKEGRIVTNYHVIADASRIEVTLADHSTWKAALVGAAPDRDLAVLQITAPRDKLRPIMVGESQDLLVGQKVFAIGNPFGLDQTLTTGVVSALGREIKSVTNRIIHNVIQTDAAINPGNSGGPLLDSAGRLIGVNTMIYSPSGANSGVGFAVPVHEVNRVVPQIIRHGKMFRPGLGISVAPQSVVRELNLEGILILNVAAGSSAEKAGLRGTKQVWGGLILGDIILGINGVRLKDYNQLRDEVEKHQVGETVTLTLLRDNHQIEISVPLEAI from the coding sequence ATGCGCTCTTTTCGTTCTTCTTTCCAGGGCAAGAACCCCTTTGTCCTGTCCCTGCTTGTTGTTGCGGTTCTCTATCTCCTCTTTCACACCCTGTATCCGGAACTCGGTCGGCATGATCATAATGCCGAACCCAAACCGATCACAGCCCGGGGGGATCTGGCAGATGACGAAAAGAACACCATTGCCGTATTCCGGGAGGTCTCGCCCTCAGTGGTCTACATCACCACCATTGAGCTGCAACGCAATCTTTTCACCCTCAACGTCTACGAGATCCCCAAGGGCACCGGCTCCGGTTTTATCTGGGATAAAGAAGGCCGGATTGTGACGAATTACCATGTTATTGCCGATGCCAGTCGCATTGAGGTGACCCTGGCTGATCATAGCACCTGGAAAGCGGCCCTGGTCGGGGCTGCGCCGGACCGTGATCTGGCCGTGCTCCAGATCACTGCCCCCAGGGACAAACTGCGCCCCATCATGGTCGGTGAATCCCAAGACCTCTTAGTGGGCCAGAAGGTCTTTGCCATCGGCAATCCCTTTGGCCTGGATCAGACCCTGACCACCGGGGTGGTCAGCGCCCTGGGCCGGGAAATCAAATCCGTGACCAACCGCATCATCCACAATGTCATCCAGACCGATGCGGCCATTAACCCGGGCAACTCCGGCGGCCCCCTCTTAGACAGCGCCGGTCGCCTGATCGGGGTCAACACCATGATCTACAGCCCCTCCGGGGCAAACTCCGGGGTCGGCTTTGCCGTGCCGGTCCATGAGGTCAATCGAGTAGTGCCCCAGATTATCCGCCACGGTAAGATGTTCCGGCCCGGCCTGGGAATCAGCGTTGCCCCGCAAAGCGTGGTCCGGGAGCTGAATCTGGAAGGCATTCTGATCCTCAACGTGGCAGCAGGGTCCTCAGCAGAAAAAGCTGGCCTGCGGGGCACCAAACAGGTCTGGGGCGGCCTGATCCTGGGAGATATCATCCTGGGGATCAACGGGGTTCGGCTCAAAGACTATAACCAGTTACGGGATGAGGTGGAGAAACACCAGGTCGGAGAGACAGTGACCCTGACCCTGCTGCGGGATAATCACCAGATTGAGATTTCAGTCCCCCTTGAAGCAATCTGA
- a CDS encoding PAS domain S-box protein translates to MKIQNKASVIMILFGATLVVLFSVSYEILSRRTIIDGELTNLKNISKEIAQHINSHLNEKINIALTLSSAPLIKESLRTSNAAFSVLPESARTQIIAERNERWKKTKNPADSFIRAHMTTPVAEYFKKQQELLPENYGEIFLTNAYGVMIATTGKLTTLAHAHKYWWKASYHNGQGKIFLDDRGFDTSVKGYVLGIVVPIKEGEDIIGILKCNVNILGPLTDVIQSFSERNRGQIMVVRTGGLIVREEGATPLSTKVPNQVASLLPSRTSNGAIIREKNKKLLTAFSPVTITQGTKKIGFGGSKASIDHLKGNKGESWHIVISLSKKQALLAAHKATLIIFSCGVLFTLLTALVALILGRLVAQPIIHLAVTAERIGAGNLDARTDVGLNDEIGSLALSLNTMAERLARITVSRDKLTEEIEHRKEIEKKLHQFKLTLDQTLDSVFMFTPDTLHFFYVNQGAINQLGFTREEFFTMTPLDIKPEFIEEDFQSMLAPLLDGRKESLLFQTTHQHKNGSRLPVEIFLQFIKQPTEERGRFLAIVRDITERKEAHRRLQKVLDTVDAMIYVADINTYEILHINKYIKKIFGDITGKKCWEAIQGQTAPCSFCEYIYPYGNDTIHPEAHVWQVHNHKNAEWYECRDQGIQWIDGRAARIQVATNITERKNIEKEREKLISELQSALSEIKILRGILPICSFCKKIRNDDGYYEQIESYIHKHSGVDFSHTICPSCIKEHYPEEYQKMFQEK, encoded by the coding sequence ATGAAAATACAGAACAAGGCCTCGGTAATCATGATTTTGTTCGGCGCAACACTTGTTGTGCTCTTTTCGGTGAGTTATGAAATCCTGAGCCGTCGCACAATTATCGATGGCGAATTAACGAATCTCAAGAACATCTCAAAAGAGATCGCTCAGCACATCAACTCTCATCTCAATGAAAAAATAAATATAGCGCTCACGCTCTCCTCTGCCCCCTTGATCAAGGAGAGCCTACGAACAAGCAATGCTGCCTTCTCTGTCCTGCCGGAATCGGCACGAACGCAAATAATTGCCGAGCGCAATGAGCGCTGGAAAAAAACAAAGAATCCTGCTGATTCCTTTATTCGGGCCCACATGACCACCCCGGTAGCCGAGTATTTCAAAAAACAGCAGGAACTCCTCCCGGAAAATTATGGCGAAATCTTTCTCACCAATGCCTATGGTGTCATGATTGCTACCACAGGTAAACTGACCACCCTTGCTCATGCTCATAAGTATTGGTGGAAGGCCAGTTACCATAACGGGCAAGGGAAAATTTTTCTTGACGACAGAGGTTTTGACACCAGTGTGAAGGGGTATGTGCTGGGCATAGTTGTACCGATTAAGGAAGGCGAGGACATAATCGGCATCCTGAAATGCAATGTCAATATTTTAGGACCATTAACAGATGTCATTCAAAGCTTTTCAGAGCGTAACCGAGGGCAAATCATGGTGGTGCGGACCGGAGGGCTCATTGTCCGAGAAGAAGGTGCAACACCGCTTTCAACCAAGGTGCCGAATCAGGTTGCCTCTTTGTTGCCGTCCCGGACAAGCAACGGGGCAATTATTAGAGAAAAAAACAAAAAACTGCTCACAGCCTTCTCTCCTGTAACAATAACTCAGGGCACGAAAAAAATCGGCTTCGGCGGAAGTAAGGCATCCATTGACCACCTCAAGGGAAATAAAGGCGAATCCTGGCACATTGTCATTTCTCTCAGTAAAAAGCAAGCATTGTTGGCAGCGCATAAGGCTACCCTCATCATTTTCTCCTGCGGTGTTCTCTTTACGTTGTTAACCGCCCTTGTTGCGCTTATTCTGGGCAGGTTAGTTGCACAACCTATCATTCATCTGGCCGTTACTGCTGAACGCATTGGTGCTGGCAACCTTGATGCCAGGACCGATGTAGGGTTAAACGATGAAATCGGTTCGCTGGCCCTGTCGCTGAATACAATGGCTGAACGTCTCGCACGTATTACTGTCTCCCGCGATAAGCTCACTGAGGAAATCGAACATCGCAAGGAGATTGAGAAAAAGCTGCATCAGTTTAAGCTCACCCTTGATCAAACCCTTGATAGTGTTTTTATGTTCACCCCGGATACCCTGCATTTTTTTTATGTTAACCAGGGGGCGATCAACCAACTAGGGTTTACGCGAGAAGAATTTTTCACCATGACCCCTCTGGATATCAAGCCGGAATTTATTGAGGAGGATTTTCAAAGCATGCTTGCGCCTCTGCTTGACGGCAGAAAAGAATCACTCCTGTTCCAGACGACCCATCAACATAAAAACGGCTCCCGGCTCCCTGTTGAAATTTTCCTCCAATTTATAAAGCAGCCTACTGAAGAAAGAGGCCGTTTCTTAGCAATTGTGCGTGATATCACGGAACGAAAAGAAGCTCATCGACGCTTGCAAAAGGTGTTGGATACTGTGGACGCCATGATTTATGTAGCAGACATAAACACCTACGAGATACTCCATATTAATAAATATATAAAAAAAATCTTCGGCGATATTACCGGAAAAAAATGTTGGGAAGCCATTCAGGGACAAACGGCCCCCTGCTCTTTCTGTGAGTATATATACCCTTACGGTAACGATACAATTCATCCAGAAGCACATGTCTGGCAAGTACACAATCACAAGAACGCTGAATGGTATGAATGCCGCGACCAAGGCATACAATGGATTGACGGACGGGCTGCGCGAATACAGGTTGCGACCAATATAACCGAGCGAAAAAATATTGAAAAGGAACGAGAGAAACTGATTAGCGAACTGCAATCGGCTCTTTCGGAAATCAAGATATTACGTGGGATCCTCCCTATCTGTTCGTTTTGTAAAAAAATCAGAAATGATGACGGCTATTATGAACAGATTGAAAGCTATATTCACAAACACTCCGGTGTTGATTTCAGTCATACAATCTGCCCGAGCTGCATAAAGGAACATTACCCGGAAGAATACCAAAAGATGTTTCAAGAAAAATGA
- a CDS encoding cation:proton antiporter, translated as MINDATFGIAVLLGTGLAIAKFAQMLRLPSVTGFILAGLLLGESGLGIITVDLLGYQLDHFTSIALMLIAFGIGEHVELRRLDGMGRDVAYIAVFQALLGFTLVTLFILQITWLIAGTESITRHQVILSLLLGAISVATAPATTLHVVRELGSRGPMTSTLMAVVAATDALAIMIFGITVSTAHNLIGMEGFSIASLLFCCYEIAASLLVGILTGLLIDKALDKLHNNGEMLTAGLALLLLCGELTRQLHLSPLLAGMMAGFVMINRAERDVRLFRIINGFEPPIYVLFFTLAGVHLDLSALKLAGWVGIAYFFARIIGKYCGSWLGAYLSGANKHLRNFIGLALIPQAGVAIGFVFMVSTDPQLADWSSTITPVVLAGVVLSELCGPLLVRITMKKAGEINQELVRKQPGSALSRLFSLEASHGKSPALEPWTKGEIQPPASPIGMVVVGIYHFATARALTRVATILAHHFDALPLAVRAHKRKEENKLSPEERQDLFFPETDEAATLGYPMQTEIIYEQRASALIAATREHKAKALVLGYPISRDPLKFQKILDPVTANVRCPVVAVRFVGTMTWGRILIPFIQPEELDVLLPIIEAMITSCHPQLTFQHLLFADSTLDESRAQEKKLENWASSTVYDADSIRCLAEASESRLESILREARYHDLIIMSASQFKGTKRRIFGSLANVVVENCKNPVFVVYPGQDQAAPSGADR; from the coding sequence ATGATTAATGACGCCACCTTTGGCATAGCGGTCCTCCTTGGAACCGGGCTTGCTATTGCCAAATTTGCTCAAATGCTGCGCCTCCCTTCGGTGACCGGCTTCATCCTGGCAGGCCTGCTCCTGGGAGAATCCGGCCTCGGCATTATCACCGTTGACCTGCTGGGCTACCAGCTGGATCATTTCACCAGTATTGCCCTGATGCTGATTGCCTTTGGTATCGGCGAACATGTGGAGCTGCGCCGTCTTGACGGCATGGGCCGGGACGTGGCCTATATTGCGGTCTTTCAGGCCCTGTTAGGCTTTACCCTGGTCACGCTTTTCATCCTGCAAATAACCTGGCTCATCGCCGGAACAGAATCCATCACCCGGCACCAGGTCATCCTTTCCCTCCTCCTGGGGGCTATCTCCGTAGCCACCGCACCTGCCACCACTCTACACGTAGTTCGCGAACTCGGCTCCCGAGGCCCCATGACCTCCACCCTCATGGCCGTGGTGGCAGCAACCGATGCCCTGGCCATTATGATCTTCGGTATAACGGTCTCCACAGCCCATAATCTCATCGGCATGGAGGGTTTTTCCATCGCCTCCCTTCTTTTTTGTTGTTACGAAATCGCAGCTTCTTTGCTCGTCGGCATTCTCACCGGCCTGCTTATCGACAAGGCCCTGGATAAGCTCCATAATAATGGGGAAATGTTAACAGCTGGCCTGGCCCTGCTCCTCCTCTGCGGAGAACTGACCCGCCAACTTCACCTCTCCCCACTCTTGGCAGGAATGATGGCCGGTTTTGTGATGATCAACCGGGCAGAACGGGATGTCCGCCTTTTTCGTATCATTAACGGCTTTGAGCCACCCATCTATGTCCTGTTTTTTACCCTGGCCGGGGTCCATCTGGACCTCTCTGCCCTCAAACTGGCGGGCTGGGTAGGCATAGCCTATTTTTTCGCCCGCATCATCGGCAAGTACTGCGGGAGCTGGCTCGGGGCCTACCTCTCCGGTGCCAACAAACATCTTCGTAATTTTATTGGACTGGCCCTTATCCCCCAGGCTGGGGTGGCCATCGGCTTTGTCTTCATGGTCAGCACAGATCCCCAGCTTGCGGATTGGTCCAGCACCATTACCCCGGTGGTGCTGGCTGGCGTTGTCCTGTCCGAGCTCTGCGGTCCCCTGCTCGTCCGTATTACCATGAAAAAGGCCGGGGAGATCAACCAGGAGCTGGTCCGCAAACAGCCTGGATCCGCCCTCTCTCGCCTTTTCAGTCTAGAGGCTTCTCATGGCAAGAGTCCTGCTCTGGAACCGTGGACCAAGGGAGAAATACAACCACCAGCCTCGCCCATTGGGATGGTGGTGGTGGGAATCTATCATTTTGCGACTGCTCGGGCCCTGACCCGGGTGGCAACCATCCTGGCCCATCATTTTGATGCCCTTCCCCTGGCTGTACGGGCACATAAAAGAAAAGAAGAAAACAAGCTAAGCCCGGAAGAACGCCAGGACCTTTTCTTTCCAGAAACCGATGAGGCCGCTACCCTGGGCTATCCCATGCAGACAGAGATCATTTATGAGCAACGGGCCTCGGCCCTGATTGCAGCAACCAGAGAACATAAGGCCAAGGCCCTGGTTCTTGGCTATCCCATCAGCAGAGATCCGCTCAAATTCCAAAAAATCCTTGATCCGGTGACCGCCAACGTCCGCTGTCCAGTAGTTGCAGTTCGCTTTGTTGGGACAATGACCTGGGGACGCATCCTGATTCCCTTTATCCAACCGGAAGAGCTGGATGTCTTGCTGCCGATTATCGAGGCCATGATCACCTCCTGTCATCCCCAACTGACCTTTCAGCATCTCCTCTTTGCCGACAGCACCCTGGATGAAAGCCGGGCCCAGGAAAAAAAATTGGAGAACTGGGCCAGTTCAACGGTCTATGATGCCGATTCAATACGCTGTCTTGCCGAGGCCTCGGAATCCCGCTTAGAATCCATCCTCAGAGAAGCCCGCTATCATGACCTGATCATTATGAGCGCCTCTCAGTTCAAAGGGACGAAACGAAGGATCTTTGGTTCGCTGGCCAATGTGGTGGTGGAAAACTGTAAGAACCCGGTCTTTGTTGTCTATCCTGGTCAGGACCAAGCCGCCCCTTCTGGAGCTGACAGATGA
- a CDS encoding NAD(P)/FAD-dependent oxidoreductase, with protein MNRILVIGGGAAGMMAAGQAAAHGAEVVLLEKMPRPGKKIAISGKGRCNLSNSADLPEFINHFGRNGRFLRQAFQDFFNKDLIRFFQEQGLELITERGGRIFPAQGRAPDVVKTLRQWLEGLSVSLRPDSPVERLLLQDGKITGALCNGNPVYGKAVILATGGASYPATGSSGDGYRLAESIGHSIVPIRPGLVPVITQGNLAARLSGLHLRNVGVRLTISDPAGGKKKQKKQKKLSAFGELQFMKYGLSGPVILTLSNEIVDGLRADKQVHLVLDLKPALDDQKLDARLQRDFLQRHKEPMQSVLRGLMPEKLVRVCLDETGLAPDRLAGEIRAEERKRLRFWLKNIPLTITGYRGFKEAIITCGGVSLKEVDPRTMGSKCCPGLYLAGELLDLQADTGGYNLQAAFSTGWLAGRSAAEYCNKGLVNR; from the coding sequence ATGAACAGGATACTTGTTATAGGAGGTGGGGCCGCAGGTATGATGGCTGCTGGGCAGGCCGCAGCCCATGGGGCCGAGGTGGTCCTGCTGGAAAAAATGCCACGCCCTGGCAAGAAAATTGCCATCTCAGGCAAGGGACGCTGTAACCTAAGCAATAGTGCAGATCTCCCGGAGTTCATCAATCATTTTGGCCGCAATGGACGATTTCTCCGTCAGGCTTTTCAAGATTTCTTCAACAAGGATCTGATCCGGTTCTTTCAGGAACAGGGCCTGGAACTGATTACAGAGCGAGGGGGACGGATCTTTCCAGCGCAAGGCAGGGCCCCGGATGTGGTCAAAACGCTGCGACAATGGCTGGAGGGCCTATCGGTTTCTCTGCGCCCTGACTCGCCTGTGGAAAGACTTCTTCTCCAGGACGGAAAGATAACAGGTGCCCTCTGCAACGGTAATCCGGTGTACGGTAAGGCCGTCATCCTGGCTACTGGCGGAGCCTCCTATCCGGCAACCGGCTCAAGCGGTGATGGCTACCGACTGGCAGAGTCTATCGGCCACAGCATCGTACCGATCCGCCCCGGCCTGGTGCCTGTTATCACCCAAGGGAATCTTGCCGCGAGATTATCCGGGCTCCACCTCCGCAATGTCGGCGTCCGACTCACTATCAGCGATCCAGCGGGCGGCAAGAAAAAACAAAAGAAGCAGAAAAAGCTCAGCGCCTTTGGCGAACTCCAGTTCATGAAGTACGGCCTCTCCGGTCCCGTCATCCTGACCCTGAGCAACGAGATCGTTGATGGCCTGCGGGCGGATAAACAGGTTCACCTGGTGCTGGATCTCAAACCGGCCCTTGATGACCAGAAACTGGATGCGCGCCTGCAACGCGATTTTCTGCAACGGCATAAGGAGCCCATGCAGTCGGTGCTGCGCGGTCTTATGCCGGAGAAACTGGTACGAGTCTGCCTAGATGAAACTGGCCTTGCTCCTGACCGCCTTGCCGGAGAAATACGGGCAGAGGAACGCAAGCGCCTGCGCTTCTGGCTGAAAAACATCCCCTTGACCATCACTGGCTATCGTGGTTTCAAGGAGGCCATTATCACCTGCGGCGGCGTGTCGTTAAAAGAGGTTGATCCCCGCACCATGGGCTCAAAATGCTGTCCTGGTCTTTATCTGGCTGGAGAACTCCTTGACCTCCAGGCCGATACCGGGGGCTATAACCTCCAGGCCGCCTTTTCCACGGGTTGGTTGGCAGGGCGTTCTGCTGCAGAATACTGCAATAAGGGCCTCGTCAACCGCTAA